A stretch of Suncus etruscus isolate mSunEtr1 chromosome 9, mSunEtr1.pri.cur, whole genome shotgun sequence DNA encodes these proteins:
- the SMIM38 gene encoding small integral membrane protein 38 codes for MSLWLGDAMGPDPLMVLLVVILLARFLLWFCLGTFIDYRLARRYPAKPKED; via the coding sequence ATGAGCCTCTGGTTGGGAGATGCCATGGGCCCCGACCCCCTCATGGTGCTCCTGGTTGTCATTCTGCTGGCCCGCTTCCTGCTGTGGTTCTGCCTCGGCACCTTCATCGACTACAGGCTGGCCCGGCGGTACCCCGCAAAACCCAAAGAGGACTAG